In Ochotona princeps isolate mOchPri1 chromosome 21, mOchPri1.hap1, whole genome shotgun sequence, a single genomic region encodes these proteins:
- the LOC101527958 gene encoding LOW QUALITY PROTEIN: large ribosomal subunit protein eL30-like (The sequence of the model RefSeq protein was modified relative to this genomic sequence to represent the inferred CDS: substituted 2 bases at 2 genomic stop codons): protein MVFYPRRVDLQILDVVSDFLAVDAISGLLPLVPGVSVIGMECVHSLCPQDLRMQAGSWWPPRRQKKSLESINSRLQLVMKSRRYVLGCKQSLKMIXQGXVKLVILANNCPALRKSEIECYATLAQTGVHHYSNNIELGTVCGKYYRACMLSIIDPGDSDIIRSILEQTGEK from the exons ATGGTGTTCTACCCCCGCAGGGTTGACCTGCAGATCCTTGATGTCGTTTCAGATTTCCTTGCCGTGGATGCCATTTCAGGTTTATTACCCTTGGTTCCAGGTGTTTCTGTGATAGGCATGGAGTGTGTTCACAGCCTGTGTCCTCAAGATTTGAGGATGCAA GCAGGAAGTTGGTGGCCACCAAGAAGACAAAAAAAGTCGCTAGAGTCCATCAACTCGCGGCTCCAGCTGGTGATGAAGAGCAGAAGATACGTGCTGGGCTGCAAGCAGTCCCTGAAGATGATCTGACAGGGCTAGGTGAAGCTGGTCATCCTCGCCAACAACTGCCCGGCCTTGAGGAAATCTGAAATAGAGTGTTACGCCACGTTGGCCCAAACTGGTGTCCAtcactacagtaataatatagaaTTGGGCACAGTGTGTGGAAAGTACTACAGAGCATGCATGCTTTCTATCATTGATCCTGGTGACTCTGATATTATTAGAAGCATTCTAGAACAGACTGGTGAAAAGTAA